TCCGGGCGGTGACGGCGGCTCGGGCACGACTCCTTCTCATCAGTACCGACTACGTTTTCGATGGCGCCCTACAGCGTCCTTACCGCGAAGACGACGAAACCGCACCGATCAACGTCTACGGTCGTAGCAAGCGTGCCGCCGAGGAGCATGTGCTCGCCATGGGAGCACCGGGATGCATCGTGCGCACCAGCTGGGTCTTCGGTCCGGGGGGACGCCATTTCGTCCGCACCATGGCGCGGCTGCTGCGTACGCAGGAGGAAGTCCGCGTGGTCGACGACCAGGTGGGCTCTCCCACGTATACCCTCGACCTGGCCGCTGCTCTCCGGCGTCTGCTGGAAGCGCGAGCGTCGGGTCTCTTCCATGTGACCAACACGGGCCAATGCTCGTGGTACGAGTTCGCCGCCGCCATCGCCGTGGCGCTGCGATTTGCAGGCCGCGTGCGTTCCTGTCGCAGCGACGAGTTCCCGCGGCCGGCACGGCGGCCGCGGAACTCCGTCCTCGACAACGGCCGCTACCTGCGCCAGGGTCTGCCGGCGCTCCGGCACTGGCAGGAGGCACTGCAGGCCTACCTCGCCGCCCGCCCGGACGAAGTGGCCGCGGGCTAGAGCCACGGGTTAAAGTCGCGGGCAAGGGTCGAAGGCCCCGCGGGCCAGGAGAGGTGCATGCAGCGCACGCGGACAGAAGTGCAACCCACATCGGGCGCCTCCACGACGGCGGGAGCGCCGCGTTTCGGCGAGGCGCCGCCCCCGGAACTCGCGGGAGCGGTGCCCAGCAGGCTGCGGATCCGCAACACCACCCTCGTCCTTCCGAGCATCCTCCTCGCCGGGGATCTGCTCATGCTGGAGAGTGCTTTCCTCTCCGTCTATTGGGCGCGGTTCCTCTCCGGCTGGTTCGCCGTCCCCAAGGGCGTCCCGGATCTCGCCATCTATCTTCTCGGTTCTCTCGGGATGCTGCTCGTTTTCCTCGTCATCTTCCATGCCCACGGCATGTACGACCTGCGCCGCCGCCCGACCTTCGCCGACGACATCACCGGGCTCGCCCGCAGCGTCATCACGGCGACTCTTTTTCTCGTGGCCATCGCCTTCTTCTACCGCGGCTATTCCTTCTCGCGTTCCTTCGCCCTCGGTTTCATGGCGACGAGCTACGTCGCCCTGGTGGCCGGGCGTCTCTTCGCGCGCTACTTGCACCTCCTGGCCCGCGCCCACGGCGTCGGCCTGGAGCGTGTCGCCGTTCTAGGGCGCAACGCCGCGCAAGAACGCCTACTGCGGGCCCTGCGGCAGCGACCCGGTTTGGGGATGGAAGTGGCCGGCGAGATCCTCCTCGCCGACGACGAACCGGGGCGCTTGCCCGCTCTCGGGCGTCTGGCGCAGGTGGAGCAAGTGGTGGAGCGACACCACCTGGACGGCATCCTGGTGACGCTGCCACTCCGGGAAGTCGAGCGCTTCCTGCCGCTCCTCGAAGCGCTCGCCGATTCGCAGGTGCGCGTGACCTTCGTCCCGGACCTGCAGGATCTGCGCGCCACCAACCTGCGGCTGCAATCGGTCGCGGGGCTTCCTTTCCTCGAGCTGCGGCAGGTGACACTCACCGGCATCCATCGCGTCTTCAAACGCGCCTTCGATCTCGTGGTGGCGGGACTGTTCTGCGTGCTCGGGGCGCCCCTCATGCTGGGCATCGCCCTCGTCGTGCGCCTCACCTCGCCGGGGCCCGTGCTCTTCCGGCAGCAGCGCGTCGGCCGGGATGGGACGGTCTTCCAGATGCTGAAGTTCCGCACCATGCGGCAGGACGCGGAAAGCCACACGGGCCCTGTCTTCGCCCGTGCCGGCGACCCGCGCACCACGCCGGCGGGACGGTGGCTGCGCCGGCTCAGCCTGGACGAGCTGCCGCAGCTCTACAACGTGCTCCGCGGCGAGATGAGCCTGGTGGGGCCGCGGCCGGAACGTCCTGTCTTCGTGGAGGAGTTTCGCAGCGCCATTCCGCGCTACTTCGAACGCCACAAGGTGCGGTGCGGCATCACCGGCTGGGCGCAGGTGAACGGCTTGCGGGGCGACACGCCCCTGGAAGAGCGCACGCTCTACGACATCTATTACCTGGAGAACTGGTCCTTGGCGCTGGATGTGAAGATCCTGGCGCTGACGTTGCGCTCGGTGCTCTCCCGGCGCAACGCTTACTGAGCAGGAGAACCGCGGTGTCTCAGGCCCACGAGCTGCTGCCCCTGGTGCGCAAGAAGGTGGGGAACTTCCTCTACCCCTACGGCAGCTTTCCCGACGAGGACTACGAGCAGCTGGAAGGGTACGAATCGGACTACTTCACCGCCGAGGACGACGACGCTCCCGGCGATCGCTATCGCGCCGTGATCGTGGTCAGCGCCGAGAAACTGATCCCGCTCTTCCTGGATCTGTGCCAGCTCCTGCCCGAGCGCGTGCACGTCGTGCTGGAGCGGGCTTCCGAGGACATCTACACCGAGCGCGACGTCTTCTTGAGCGAATCCGAAGTCACCCGGGAGCAGTTCATCGAGGTCTTCAAAGCTTACGATTTCATCTTCACCGAGGATGGCATGCTCGGTCTCGGCGCCTTCGGTCGCGACGATCCGGTGGAAGTGTTCCTGGCGGACCACAAGGAGCTGGTGGTGTTCGCTCCCGATCTGGGCCCGGTGCGGGCGCTCCTCGAGAAGCACGGGCTGCAGCCGCGCAAGCTGGAGTACTACTACGAGCGCTCGCACACGCACCTGGCGCTGACCCAGTACCGCGGTCTGCGTGGAACGCAATACGATTACCTGAGCGTTGCGGACATGCTCCGCCACGTCTTCGGCCTCAGCCTGCAGCTCGACGAGGACCAGAACCTCGACGACGAGGGTCGGCCGCTGGGGCTCGTGCCCTGGCGCGCCATCGCCACGGTAGCGCCGAAGCGACGCGCTCGCTCCGGGCGCCGGCAGAACCCGAGCTACGTACAGGAGTTCTTCCTCAGCGCCTCCAGCCGAAGTGAGGCGCGGGCGCTCGTGGAGAAGCAGCTCGAGGCCGACAGCTTCGTGCTGCAAAGCCTGGAAGAGCTCTTCCGCATCGATGTGCACGAGCTGCCCAGCGAGCTCCGGCCTGCAGGCACCGCCCTGGAGCACCCCGGCATCTGGTACGCCGGCGAGAGGACTGCCACCGACGTCCACTGGC
The nucleotide sequence above comes from Candidatus Krumholzibacteriia bacterium. Encoded proteins:
- the rfbD gene encoding dTDP-4-dehydrorhamnose reductase; amino-acid sequence: MVAPGRTPPAPGARLRVAVTGAAGMLGSAVVEECRSAHEVLPLRRSDCDLADASSTHTHLAALAPDVVVHCAAWTDVDGCEGDPERAWRDNAVATENVVRAVTAARARLLLISTDYVFDGALQRPYREDDETAPINVYGRSKRAAEEHVLAMGAPGCIVRTSWVFGPGGRHFVRTMARLLRTQEEVRVVDDQVGSPTYTLDLAAALRRLLEARASGLFHVTNTGQCSWYEFAAAIAVALRFAGRVRSCRSDEFPRPARRPRNSVLDNGRYLRQGLPALRHWQEALQAYLAARPDEVAAG
- a CDS encoding undecaprenyl-phosphate glucose phosphotransferase encodes the protein MQRTRTEVQPTSGASTTAGAPRFGEAPPPELAGAVPSRLRIRNTTLVLPSILLAGDLLMLESAFLSVYWARFLSGWFAVPKGVPDLAIYLLGSLGMLLVFLVIFHAHGMYDLRRRPTFADDITGLARSVITATLFLVAIAFFYRGYSFSRSFALGFMATSYVALVAGRLFARYLHLLARAHGVGLERVAVLGRNAAQERLLRALRQRPGLGMEVAGEILLADDEPGRLPALGRLAQVEQVVERHHLDGILVTLPLREVERFLPLLEALADSQVRVTFVPDLQDLRATNLRLQSVAGLPFLELRQVTLTGIHRVFKRAFDLVVAGLFCVLGAPLMLGIALVVRLTSPGPVLFRQQRVGRDGTVFQMLKFRTMRQDAESHTGPVFARAGDPRTTPAGRWLRRLSLDELPQLYNVLRGEMSLVGPRPERPVFVEEFRSAIPRYFERHKVRCGITGWAQVNGLRGDTPLEERTLYDIYYLENWSLALDVKILALTLRSVLSRRNAY